One stretch of Gouania willdenowi chromosome 16, fGouWil2.1, whole genome shotgun sequence DNA includes these proteins:
- the fxyd3 gene encoding phospholemman produces the protein MSKISALVLMTLVSLVFAEEQNPEDDPFTFDYHRLRVGGLILAAVLCLIGITILFSGHCRCKFNQNKRRRTGSNAQQKLTDQGRACDC, from the exons ATGTCAAAGATCAGTGCATTGGTGTTGATGACAC tcgtgtcACTTGTGTTTGCAGAAGAACAGAATC CTGAAGACGACCCCTTCACTTTTG ACTACCACAGGCTGCGTGTTGGTGGACTGATTTTAGCAGCCGTCCTGTGCCTGATTGGCATCACCATCCTCTTCA GTGGACACTGCAGGTGCAAGTTTAACCAGAACAAGAG aaggagaacaggaagcAATGCACAGCAGAAGCTCACTGACCAAG